A window of Halobellus sp. LT62 contains these coding sequences:
- a CDS encoding glycosyltransferase family 2 protein — MPTVSVIIPTYNRASDLPRAIDSALDQTLSDLEVIVVDDASTDDTDSVVTAYDDSRVTYLTHETNRGGSAARNTGIDAAIGEYIALLDSDDEWAPEKLEQQIRTLERRSEEWIAAYCGTTLIDDGATSSLWERCKSLVGGHSSREGAEGGEGLIKEVFLENVHTSAGSTLVVESDVVDRIGGFDESFDRYQDTEFLVRVLKEGKIAYVDGPLLRRYPSGGPSADAVRRANAHFLKTFAEDVVELETRGYNVTGVQKHALASTYLREGRFRTALAYFRAGATIAPSQLPGLAFNALEGLRAGVTNDA, encoded by the coding sequence ATGCCTACAGTGAGCGTCATCATTCCCACGTACAACCGCGCGTCTGACCTTCCGCGTGCCATCGACAGCGCACTCGATCAGACGCTCTCGGATCTGGAAGTGATCGTCGTCGACGACGCTTCGACCGACGACACCGACTCCGTCGTTACCGCGTACGACGACTCCCGCGTGACCTACCTCACCCACGAGACGAACCGCGGGGGGAGCGCCGCCCGGAACACGGGTATCGACGCCGCCATAGGCGAGTACATCGCGCTCCTCGACTCCGACGACGAGTGGGCTCCAGAAAAACTCGAACAACAGATACGGACCCTAGAGCGGCGCTCCGAGGAGTGGATCGCCGCCTACTGCGGGACGACGCTTATCGACGACGGCGCGACGAGTTCCCTCTGGGAGCGGTGTAAATCGCTCGTCGGCGGACACTCCTCACGGGAGGGGGCAGAGGGGGGAGAAGGCCTCATCAAGGAGGTGTTCTTGGAGAACGTCCACACCAGCGCAGGGTCGACGCTCGTCGTCGAGTCCGATGTCGTCGACCGGATCGGCGGATTCGACGAATCCTTCGACCGGTATCAAGACACTGAGTTCCTCGTTCGCGTGCTCAAGGAGGGCAAAATCGCATACGTCGACGGGCCGCTGTTACGTCGATACCCCTCCGGCGGCCCGAGCGCGGACGCGGTTCGCCGCGCAAACGCTCACTTCCTCAAGACGTTCGCGGAGGACGTGGTAGAACTCGAAACGCGTGGGTACAACGTGACCGGCGTCCAAAAGCACGCGCTGGCGTCGACGTATCTTCGCGAGGGTCGGTTCCGGACCGCGCTGGCTTACTTCCGCGCTGGCGCGACGATCGCCCCGTCACAGCTACCGGGGCTGGCCTTCAACGCGCTCGAAGGTCTCCGGGCCGGCGTTACGAACGACGCCTGA
- a CDS encoding AAA family ATPase has product MDLDEVHERGERVLDEVSRSVVADRAVLRRVLTGVLSGEHVLLEDVPGTGKTLTARSFATALGLSFSRIQFTPDLLPSDVTGTYVFDDREGSFEVNEGPLFANVVLADEITRASPKTRAALLEAMTERQVTVDGETHPLPSPFFVVATQNPVGRGEGTFSLPEAQKDRFLIKDSLGYPDKAAERKLLNRRDARDTSTPSVSRVLSADVLNEMQQATETVYVEDGIKEYIVDIVHKTRSDPRVAVGVSPYGCQRLFEGVRATAAIYGRSFVVPDDVKAIAHETLAHRLVPTAEAKVENIDRCQIVDDVLAEVSVPTVSRGGRA; this is encoded by the coding sequence ATGGATCTCGATGAGGTGCACGAGCGAGGGGAGCGCGTCCTCGACGAGGTGTCCCGGTCAGTCGTCGCTGATAGGGCCGTGCTGCGACGTGTTCTCACTGGCGTGCTCTCCGGAGAGCACGTCCTCTTAGAGGACGTTCCTGGGACCGGGAAGACCCTGACAGCGCGGAGTTTCGCCACCGCACTCGGGCTGTCTTTCTCTCGGATCCAATTCACGCCGGATCTCCTTCCGTCCGACGTGACGGGGACGTACGTCTTCGACGACCGCGAGGGTTCGTTCGAGGTCAACGAGGGACCGTTGTTCGCCAACGTGGTCCTTGCCGACGAGATCACCCGTGCCTCTCCGAAGACGCGGGCCGCCCTCCTCGAGGCGATGACCGAGCGGCAGGTGACCGTCGACGGCGAGACGCATCCGCTCCCTAGCCCGTTCTTCGTCGTCGCCACGCAGAACCCAGTCGGGCGGGGAGAGGGTACCTTCTCGCTGCCGGAGGCACAGAAGGATCGGTTTCTCATCAAAGACAGCCTCGGCTACCCCGACAAAGCGGCGGAACGGAAACTTCTCAACCGCCGAGACGCACGCGACACGTCTACTCCGTCCGTTTCGCGCGTCCTCTCCGCCGATGTCTTGAACGAGATGCAGCAGGCCACCGAGACCGTCTACGTCGAAGACGGGATCAAAGAGTACATCGTCGACATCGTCCACAAGACTCGCTCGGACCCCCGCGTCGCCGTCGGGGTCTCTCCGTACGGCTGCCAGCGGCTCTTCGAGGGCGTCCGCGCGACAGCCGCGATCTACGGGCGGAGTTTCGTTGTCCCCGACGACGTGAAAGCGATCGCCCACGAGACGCTCGCTCACCGCCTCGTCCCGACCGCCGAAGCGAAGGTCGAAAACATAGACCGATGTCAGATCGTCGATGACGTGCTCGCGGAGGTATCCGTCCCAACTGTCAGTCGTGGAGGGCGAGCGTGA
- a CDS encoding DUF4129 domain-containing protein: protein MNGDRVLTLALALVCLLAVGSAAGSLESAVGSTPGEAVDLDYASLPVSGEGGGEIQQTYRTLAGESGPSAGVMGSGAVRARQSQVSTESSDAGGPAAESNASTLRTAALTRLLDFLQSLLARLLVVFGAIIALAVTALTARYGPRMIERYRQQSDGDERSPPSEAGTQTVENGVDTPRPQNEVTEAWHEMIRRLKLEDREPLTPRERAALARREGADANTVWSLTELFEEVQYGDAPVTEERRRRARACLDRLCGTEGEDDP, encoded by the coding sequence ATGAACGGAGATCGAGTGCTCACTCTCGCGCTAGCTCTCGTCTGTCTACTCGCCGTTGGGTCAGCGGCGGGCTCTCTCGAATCTGCGGTGGGTTCTACCCCGGGCGAGGCGGTCGACCTCGATTACGCCTCGCTCCCGGTGAGCGGAGAGGGGGGCGGCGAGATCCAGCAGACGTATCGAACGCTTGCCGGTGAGTCGGGACCGTCCGCGGGCGTGATGGGGTCCGGTGCCGTGCGCGCGCGACAGAGCCAAGTCTCAACCGAGTCGTCGGACGCCGGGGGGCCCGCAGCCGAGTCGAACGCGTCGACGCTGCGGACTGCCGCGCTGACGCGCCTCCTCGATTTCCTCCAGTCGTTGCTAGCCCGACTCCTCGTGGTCTTCGGCGCGATCATCGCACTCGCCGTGACCGCACTAACCGCTCGGTACGGACCAAGGATGATCGAGCGCTACCGTCAGCAGTCCGACGGCGACGAACGAAGTCCTCCGTCCGAGGCCGGGACACAGACCGTAGAGAACGGTGTCGACACTCCGCGGCCGCAGAACGAGGTCACCGAGGCGTGGCACGAGATGATCCGCCGGCTGAAACTCGAAGACCGAGAGCCACTGACACCGCGCGAACGGGCCGCCCTCGCCCGCCGGGAAGGGGCGGACGCAAACACCGTCTGGTCGCTGACGGAGCTGTTTGAGGAGGTACAGTACGGCGACGCGCCGGTCACCGAGGAGCGACGCCGACGTGCGCGGGCCTGTCTTGACCGACTGTGTGGAACAGAGGGAGAAGACGATCCATAA
- a CDS encoding lipopolysaccharide biosynthesis protein — MVTAFLSIVGGRIFIVLSSVILTPILITTLGFELYGRYSTLTAVFGISTILMSSGINSGARKYLSENRTHRDWETHVFGYYFRLGTVLAVLTAVAFAAAARFGIVTRYLGSEYVVGFYGLAGLTIATQFREYSRRALMGLKQEHRSEPLRVLNKVGSRIVLIGIAYLGFEIGGLMVGLVVVNSLVALLALWWLRTNVSLRGIFSTTPERFPTRELFSFNHLSVVYMLFLTSMYHVDVLMLASHVTETQVGYYKSALVISQFLWVIPRSIQSMLIQSVSDLWAAGRTAQITEIASRVTRYGMLVVILLSIGLGALAKDFVPLYLGEGSMPVVLPLLVLLPGTIGFAVVRPILAISHAKADMKPLIAATGAAALLNLVLNAVLIPRYGITGAAIATTTGYSSLPIFNLFSARYLGFKPFADARIGRVLATGLIAGIPIVLLSMTLDQRLLALAVVPPVGFVVFVTVAFLLGSVDVDEALDVLSSLPGPIGARASAIHGRRTGLGGDGPSWGNESWGDRHKDTLQRGLLVVGVLLSLSGVVLAVGTPGVDVGPSVDGDSPVPGVNATTPVTDTPVPTTTESGTSTATATETPDPSTRTETESTTETATSTETTESDDDGGFFGGGDGTPTETATASETATPETSTTSETTTTQTSTTDTTSSPTTDTATTTESSTTDTATTTESSTTTTATATESSTTTTATITESSTTDTTTTTESSTTATATITESSTTDTATPTATNETTGDGTSTATTTDSPTTTATETSDGSLLMIQPLSSIGSWWAQTGGTLMYHSALLGSIGILAGRNLR, encoded by the coding sequence ATGGTCACTGCGTTCCTCTCTATCGTGGGAGGACGCATCTTCATCGTGCTGTCCTCGGTGATACTAACGCCGATTCTCATCACGACCCTCGGATTCGAGCTGTACGGGCGATACAGCACACTCACAGCGGTCTTCGGCATCTCGACGATCCTGATGAGTTCGGGGATCAACAGCGGCGCTCGCAAGTACCTCTCCGAGAACCGAACGCACCGGGACTGGGAGACTCACGTCTTCGGATACTATTTCCGCTTAGGAACCGTCCTAGCGGTGTTGACCGCGGTAGCCTTCGCCGCCGCGGCGCGGTTTGGAATCGTGACGAGGTACTTGGGCTCTGAGTACGTCGTCGGGTTCTACGGGCTGGCCGGACTGACCATTGCGACGCAGTTCCGCGAGTACTCACGACGCGCGCTTATGGGGCTCAAACAGGAACACCGTTCGGAACCACTTCGGGTTCTGAACAAAGTCGGCTCCCGAATCGTTCTCATCGGTATCGCGTACCTCGGATTCGAGATCGGCGGACTGATGGTCGGCCTCGTCGTCGTCAACAGCCTCGTCGCGCTGCTCGCGCTGTGGTGGCTCCGAACCAACGTTTCGCTACGCGGTATCTTCAGTACGACACCGGAACGGTTCCCGACGAGAGAGCTGTTCAGCTTCAATCACCTCTCGGTGGTATATATGCTGTTTCTCACGTCGATGTACCACGTCGACGTGCTGATGCTCGCCTCGCACGTCACCGAGACACAGGTCGGATACTACAAGTCCGCGCTGGTCATCAGCCAGTTCCTCTGGGTCATTCCGCGATCGATCCAGTCGATGCTCATCCAGTCCGTTTCCGACCTGTGGGCGGCCGGCAGAACCGCGCAGATAACCGAGATCGCCTCGCGGGTGACCCGCTATGGGATGTTGGTCGTGATCCTGTTATCGATCGGGCTCGGGGCGCTGGCGAAGGACTTCGTCCCCCTCTACCTCGGCGAAGGGTCGATGCCCGTCGTTCTGCCGCTCCTTGTTCTCCTTCCCGGAACGATCGGATTTGCCGTCGTCAGGCCGATTCTCGCGATCAGTCACGCGAAGGCGGATATGAAACCGCTCATCGCGGCGACTGGTGCTGCGGCGCTGCTCAACCTCGTTTTGAACGCTGTTCTCATCCCCCGATACGGAATCACTGGGGCGGCCATCGCGACGACGACGGGGTATTCCTCGCTCCCGATATTCAACCTGTTCAGCGCGCGCTATCTCGGATTCAAGCCGTTCGCCGACGCGCGGATCGGCCGCGTGCTCGCGACGGGGCTAATCGCGGGCATCCCGATCGTCCTGCTCTCGATGACGCTTGACCAACGCCTCCTCGCGCTGGCAGTCGTCCCACCGGTCGGGTTCGTCGTCTTCGTGACGGTGGCGTTTCTGCTTGGATCGGTCGACGTTGACGAGGCGCTCGACGTACTGTCGTCGCTCCCGGGTCCGATCGGAGCGCGCGCCAGCGCCATCCACGGACGTCGTACCGGACTCGGTGGTGACGGGCCGTCTTGGGGGAACGAGTCGTGGGGCGACCGTCACAAGGACACGCTCCAGCGCGGCCTTCTCGTGGTCGGGGTGCTCCTCTCGCTCTCCGGCGTCGTACTCGCCGTGGGAACACCCGGAGTCGACGTCGGACCGTCGGTCGATGGTGACTCCCCGGTTCCGGGGGTGAACGCCACAACGCCGGTCACGGACACCCCGGTGCCGACGACGACCGAATCGGGGACCTCGACGGCCACCGCGACCGAGACTCCAGATCCGTCGACGCGGACTGAAACAGAGAGTACGACCGAGACAGCCACGTCGACGGAGACGACTGAATCGGACGACGACGGCGGATTCTTCGGTGGCGGCGACGGAACGCCCACTGAAACGGCCACAGCGTCGGAGACGGCGACACCCGAAACTTCCACGACGTCGGAGACTACGACGACGCAGACGTCGACGACGGACACGACGAGTTCGCCGACCACGGATACCGCGACGACTACCGAGTCCTCCACTACGGATACCGCGACTACCACTGAGTCGTCAACGACAACAACCGCAACCGCCACGGAATCATCAACGACGACTACCGCAACCATCACGGAATCATCGACCACGGACACTACGACGACGACTGAATCGTCCACGACGGCTACCGCAACCATCACGGAATCATCGACCACGGATACTGCGACGCCGACGGCGACAAACGAGACCACCGGAGATGGCACTTCGACAGCAACCACGACCGACTCCCCGACGACCACTGCCACGGAGACGTCCGACGGATCGCTCCTGATGATACAGCCGCTCTCTTCGATCGGGTCTTGGTGGGCACAGACCGGAGGAACGCTGATGTACCACTCTGCGCTCTTGGGATCGATTGGGATCTTGGCCGGGCGAAACCTACGGTAG
- a CDS encoding glycosyltransferase: protein MTQERLADTDLLVVSHGYKHFVKSQVDVLAEYVNSVTVCVRYNWFADVASRLSIDAGAGFGKDAKIARKNVPDNVEVIEVPLLYLPVDFHRDHLLGQQHARKVEKKLEEHPVSFDLIHCHITWTSGYVGARLKQELDIPYVLTVHANRNWFEQQLESDNDRLKTAWEDADRLIRVNRSDRSKLEAYNDDVVYVPNGYDTDTFERISTAVARERLGIDQESPVVFALGTLKPRKGFQHLMRAMTRVHKSKPNARLVIGGQGGMYGELETLAAELGIEDRTALLGYLESDVLNDWLNATDLFVLPSYSESFGVVQLEAMACGTPVVATENGGSEEVITGDEYGLLVEGPEAHDELAGAIETALDREWDEDAIESYANEYTWETVCEQIADLYVDVLDEHRSTPVAPTP from the coding sequence ATGACCCAAGAACGCCTAGCCGATACGGACCTGCTCGTCGTCTCACACGGCTACAAACACTTCGTGAAGTCACAGGTGGACGTCCTCGCGGAGTACGTGAACTCTGTCACCGTCTGCGTCAGGTACAATTGGTTCGCAGACGTTGCGTCGCGGCTCTCGATTGACGCCGGTGCGGGATTCGGCAAAGATGCGAAGATCGCCCGCAAGAACGTCCCGGACAACGTCGAGGTCATCGAGGTTCCGCTCTTGTATCTCCCCGTTGATTTCCACCGCGATCACCTCCTCGGGCAACAGCACGCTAGGAAAGTCGAAAAAAAACTCGAAGAGCACCCCGTGTCTTTCGACCTGATACACTGTCACATCACGTGGACATCGGGCTACGTCGGCGCGCGCCTCAAGCAGGAACTCGACATTCCGTACGTTCTCACCGTCCACGCAAATCGGAACTGGTTCGAGCAACAACTCGAGTCCGACAACGACCGACTAAAGACCGCGTGGGAGGACGCCGATCGGCTCATTCGCGTCAACCGGAGCGACCGATCGAAGCTGGAGGCGTACAACGACGACGTGGTATACGTCCCGAACGGGTACGACACCGATACCTTTGAGCGGATCTCCACAGCCGTGGCACGGGAGCGACTCGGCATCGATCAGGAATCGCCGGTGGTGTTCGCGCTCGGGACCCTGAAGCCCCGGAAGGGGTTCCAACACCTGATGCGCGCAATGACCCGAGTCCATAAATCCAAACCGAACGCGAGGCTCGTCATCGGCGGTCAGGGCGGGATGTACGGCGAGCTCGAAACGCTCGCCGCGGAGCTCGGCATCGAGGACCGTACCGCCCTCCTCGGCTACCTCGAATCGGACGTGCTGAACGACTGGCTGAACGCCACAGACCTGTTCGTCCTTCCGAGCTACAGCGAGAGCTTCGGCGTCGTCCAACTGGAAGCGATGGCCTGCGGAACGCCCGTAGTTGCCACCGAGAACGGAGGCAGTGAGGAAGTCATCACGGGCGACGAGTACGGTCTCCTCGTGGAGGGGCCGGAGGCACACGACGAACTCGCGGGAGCGATCGAAACCGCCCTTGACCGCGAGTGGGACGAGGATGCCATCGAATCGTACGCGAACGAGTACACGTGGGAGACCGTCTGTGAGCAGATCGCCGACCTGTACGTCGATGTCCTCGACGAACATCGAAGCACGCCTGTCGCCCCGACGCCCTGA
- a CDS encoding right-handed parallel beta-helix repeat-containing protein has protein sequence MSVTAPTAQADTMTVDVPQAYLDRFDSVLNVVDLGADPTGNTPIDTVLSANVGDDTLLVFPEGRYLMNRQLRKTGFDNLGFYGPNATIAHGQIDAIDGNVITEGDFDGPARFFRLGVIYAPGRNLLFEGFTFDFTGTQTGIRAIEGYVTDGLEVRDVTIDGQHDTGTFGPALFSIMNANGTGTVERFKAPDGGEFTENTIGDISLGPTGMLIDPNSAGTLRIVDCELGRFPDNGLYVSGAKGTVRVEGGTYRNSTVSSIRLKGHGSSVRDATVVIDDLVPGISQRGIRLDDGAELTVENTTVEVTGPAENAIRVLNNVETATVQNCEIVLNDDGNGCARGIQTTPDAGSLNILDSTIEIGGSNFAIYLQGRNAPDDSMVLVKEVSISGNAPGNVQREAIRVERANARFENLTVDQPGSHYRRCAEILSDDTLFVGGSYSSTHHPFINKGNRTRFDEITARSYSKRQAMKLYESGTDVVVTDSVLYGGYSDRGAKGFVIETSELPPA, from the coding sequence ATGTCTGTGACCGCTCCCACTGCCCAAGCGGATACGATGACGGTCGACGTTCCGCAGGCGTATCTCGACCGATTCGACTCGGTCCTCAACGTCGTCGATCTGGGGGCCGACCCGACGGGAAACACCCCGATCGATACCGTGCTCTCGGCGAACGTGGGCGACGACACGCTCCTCGTCTTCCCGGAAGGCCGGTACCTAATGAATCGCCAACTCCGAAAGACCGGGTTCGACAACCTCGGATTCTACGGGCCGAACGCGACGATCGCGCACGGGCAGATCGACGCGATCGACGGAAACGTCATCACAGAAGGCGATTTCGACGGTCCGGCACGGTTCTTCCGACTCGGCGTCATCTATGCCCCCGGACGCAACCTCCTCTTCGAGGGATTCACCTTCGATTTCACCGGGACACAGACGGGGATCCGCGCCATAGAGGGGTACGTCACCGACGGACTCGAAGTCCGCGACGTCACCATCGACGGACAACACGACACGGGGACGTTCGGTCCGGCACTCTTCAGCATAATGAACGCGAACGGAACAGGGACCGTCGAGCGATTCAAAGCGCCAGACGGCGGTGAGTTCACCGAGAACACCATCGGAGACATCTCGCTCGGCCCGACGGGGATGCTCATCGACCCCAACAGCGCGGGGACGCTCCGAATCGTCGACTGCGAACTCGGTCGATTCCCCGACAACGGGCTGTACGTTTCGGGTGCGAAAGGCACCGTCCGCGTCGAGGGCGGCACGTACAGGAACAGCACCGTCTCCTCGATCCGTCTCAAGGGCCACGGGAGCAGTGTCCGCGACGCTACAGTCGTCATCGACGACCTGGTCCCGGGGATCAGCCAACGCGGTATCCGCCTCGACGACGGCGCAGAGCTCACCGTCGAGAACACTACGGTCGAGGTGACCGGCCCCGCAGAGAATGCCATCCGGGTCCTCAACAACGTGGAGACGGCGACCGTCCAGAACTGTGAGATCGTCCTGAACGACGACGGCAACGGATGCGCCCGCGGTATCCAGACCACGCCCGATGCCGGCAGCCTGAACATTCTCGATTCCACCATTGAGATCGGGGGATCGAACTTCGCGATCTACCTGCAGGGGCGAAACGCCCCCGATGACTCGATGGTGCTTGTGAAGGAGGTGTCGATTTCCGGGAACGCACCCGGCAATGTGCAGCGAGAGGCCATTCGGGTCGAACGTGCGAACGCTCGGTTCGAGAACCTGACCGTCGACCAGCCCGGGTCACACTACCGGCGCTGTGCGGAGATTCTCTCCGACGACACCCTGTTCGTCGGCGGGAGCTACTCGTCTACCCATCACCCGTTCATCAACAAGGGCAACCGGACCCGTTTCGACGAGATAACCGCGCGGTCGTACAGTAAACGGCAAGCGATGAAACTGTACGAATCCGGCACTGACGTGGTCGTCACCGATTCCGTGCTCTACGGTGGATACAGTGATCGCGGCGCGAAAGGGTTCGTCATCGAGACCTCTGAACTGCCTCCCGCCTGA
- a CDS encoding glycosyltransferase family 2 protein translates to MYKENSIAVVVPAYNEEGYVGDVIDTIPSFVDVAYVVDDGSTDDTWNEIVTHAEAVNAERTPEAGAYEDLVVPIRHDENRGVGGALKTGYARALEDEVDITAVLGGDGQMNPTELAKYLDPIAEGDADYAKGNRFMKREDLEAMPGFRLVGNSVLSYLTKFASGYWRTMDPQNGYTAISYEALASADIENMYEYYGYCNDLLVKLNVENLRVADVACSAEYLYDDDWKSHIDYGEYVPRVSGMLLRNYFWRLKHKYLLRNFHPLAAFYFLGAVVSVIASAGLVGSGMMHDGDGPSGLGSWAIGLLLGTAFLLIGIVLDHDDNEALELQVHDDTYDTDVPIETGE, encoded by the coding sequence ATGTACAAGGAGAACTCTATCGCCGTCGTCGTGCCTGCCTACAACGAGGAAGGGTACGTCGGGGACGTTATCGACACGATCCCATCGTTTGTCGACGTGGCGTATGTCGTCGACGACGGATCGACAGACGACACGTGGAATGAGATCGTAACACACGCTGAGGCGGTCAACGCTGAACGAACGCCCGAAGCGGGGGCGTACGAGGATCTCGTAGTCCCGATCCGACACGACGAGAACCGCGGCGTCGGCGGCGCACTCAAGACTGGATACGCCCGCGCACTCGAGGACGAAGTCGACATCACGGCAGTTCTCGGCGGCGACGGTCAGATGAATCCGACCGAACTCGCGAAGTATCTCGACCCCATCGCCGAAGGTGATGCCGACTACGCGAAGGGAAACCGGTTTATGAAGCGCGAGGACCTCGAAGCGATGCCGGGGTTCCGCCTCGTCGGCAACTCGGTTCTCTCGTATCTGACGAAGTTCGCGAGCGGCTACTGGCGGACGATGGATCCGCAGAACGGCTACACCGCCATCTCCTATGAGGCGCTGGCGTCGGCCGATATCGAAAATATGTACGAGTACTACGGGTACTGTAACGACCTGCTCGTCAAACTCAACGTCGAGAACCTCCGCGTCGCCGACGTCGCGTGCTCCGCGGAGTACCTCTACGACGACGACTGGAAGAGCCACATCGATTACGGAGAGTACGTCCCCCGCGTTTCGGGTATGCTGTTGCGGAACTACTTCTGGCGGCTGAAGCACAAGTATCTGCTGCGGAACTTCCACCCGCTGGCCGCATTTTATTTCCTCGGAGCAGTCGTCTCGGTGATTGCGTCCGCCGGTCTCGTCGGATCGGGGATGATGCACGACGGCGATGGGCCGTCGGGACTCGGGAGCTGGGCAATCGGCCTACTCCTCGGAACGGCCTTCCTCCTCATCGGCATCGTGCTCGATCACGACGACAACGAAGCCCTCGAACTGCAGGTCCACGATGACACATACGACACTGATGTACCCATAGAGACGGGTGAATAG
- a CDS encoding helix-turn-helix domain-containing protein — MPVGRDEDSRPIYLELSLEDPRLVLSSFTANTPNAVELEFQPTDGLGWDCAFVVVDGGTTESLLETLQSDTTVEDADFLGKIGDERRFRVLFRDGVQLIPQSSTEMGVRIISVRHEDGSWRVQMQLPAHSTLHRVQSHYHDRDISFHVKRLHVARETDAGSETGLLPAQHEALLIAHKSGYFDVPRKTSQEELAARLGISKSGVSQRIRRSISRLIESTLSP; from the coding sequence ATGCCGGTAGGACGTGATGAGGACTCGCGGCCGATCTATCTCGAACTCAGTCTCGAAGACCCGCGATTGGTACTGTCTTCGTTTACTGCTAACACGCCGAATGCAGTGGAGCTCGAGTTTCAACCGACCGATGGGCTGGGCTGGGACTGTGCTTTCGTCGTCGTCGACGGGGGGACCACCGAGTCGTTGCTAGAGACGCTGCAATCGGACACGACCGTCGAAGACGCGGATTTCCTCGGGAAAATCGGGGACGAAAGGCGGTTCAGAGTTCTCTTTCGAGACGGCGTACAACTGATTCCACAGTCGTCGACCGAGATGGGCGTCCGCATCATCTCGGTTCGCCACGAAGACGGGTCTTGGCGCGTCCAGATGCAACTTCCCGCCCACTCGACGCTGCACCGGGTGCAATCGCACTACCACGATCGCGACATCTCGTTTCACGTCAAGCGTCTGCACGTCGCTCGTGAGACTGACGCCGGGTCCGAGACGGGGCTGCTTCCGGCGCAGCACGAAGCACTGCTGATTGCCCACAAGAGCGGCTATTTCGACGTTCCGCGCAAAACGTCACAGGAGGAACTCGCCGCCCGACTCGGGATCTCGAAATCAGGAGTGTCACAGCGCATCCGCCGTTCCATCAGCAGGCTCATCGAATCCACGTTGTCTCCGTAA
- a CDS encoding metal-dependent hydrolase — translation MWPWEHLVFGYVLYSTLNALVWEQPIEDGTGLALAVATQLPDLVDKPLSWTFGLVATGYGPAHSLFVAGPIALGVVAVLWTRGKTRVAVAVLVGYGSHLFADVLALRANGPNVARALWPLVSQPPYESDLGFFERFTEYFGTFLLQMMHTENVGLVLGYVSIFVIVAVRWVMDGMPGIRWARRKVKYVT, via the coding sequence ATGTGGCCGTGGGAGCACCTCGTCTTCGGCTACGTGCTGTATTCGACCCTGAACGCTCTCGTCTGGGAGCAGCCCATCGAAGACGGAACTGGTCTCGCTCTCGCGGTGGCGACCCAACTTCCCGATCTCGTCGACAAACCGCTCTCGTGGACGTTCGGGCTCGTCGCCACGGGGTACGGGCCGGCCCACTCCCTGTTCGTTGCCGGACCGATCGCGCTCGGAGTAGTGGCCGTGCTGTGGACGCGCGGTAAGACGCGAGTCGCCGTCGCCGTCCTCGTGGGGTACGGGTCCCACCTGTTCGCCGACGTGCTCGCCCTCCGCGCGAACGGCCCGAACGTCGCTCGAGCCCTCTGGCCGCTCGTCTCGCAGCCCCCGTACGAGAGCGATCTCGGGTTCTTCGAGCGGTTCACCGAGTACTTCGGAACGTTCCTCCTTCAGATGATGCACACCGAAAACGTCGGATTAGTGCTCGGATACGTCTCTATCTTCGTCATCGTCGCCGTCCGCTGGGTTATGGACGGGATGCCGGGAATCCGGTGGGCACGCCGAAAGGTTAAATACGTCACATAA